A genomic stretch from Candidatus Delongbacteria bacterium includes:
- a CDS encoding chloride channel protein, with translation MRFRFPFSWRFRRWLRTREQSEYALTIFYALLIGGGVGVVGALFYRVLLLVQKFFFRASEEDFASLPGLTLLLVPIFGGVIQAALTRMYPDVASRKGVVEVMKSLKLKQGVISAGTTLFHMVAPVIAIGTGGSVGPEGPACQLGAGIASRIGQMFRVSPGRLKVMVAAGSGAAISAIFNAPLGGVFFALEIILLNDLKDVTFGVLILASVVANVVSHALLGGHSLFQFPPLELPAVRLLPIFLLLGMLGGLLSVGFMKWSGTLAKLVWGRWRNVPRWVFPPLAGLLLGITAQWFPDVLGVGYHGIQTALSGEYVLLVGLALLVLKVLLTGTTIELGGFGGTFAPSLFIGAMLGGVVAQLAAMLHLPISAPLLVLTGMGTVLAGMNGIPLTAFLLLVELTGNYDMVLPMMIAVSGTTMVIQFIVHERSLYIFKLKKARLYSEKDGATMLAETSIRELMKPMKPVVKSSSPLQTVVPLFAELDLKDLVVVDEANRVTGMLDFADLRHIIAEFEALKIIRVAELAETVPIVHAETSLAEFQFLARDCHSEYLPVCDRDGQLLGIVFQSAVNGMAQTILRSQQEEQENNRWAFK, from the coding sequence ATGAGATTCCGATTTCCTTTTTCCTGGCGGTTCCGGCGCTGGCTGCGCACGCGGGAGCAGAGCGAATATGCCCTGACCATCTTCTATGCCCTGCTGATCGGTGGCGGGGTGGGCGTGGTGGGCGCGCTGTTCTATCGGGTGCTGCTGCTGGTGCAGAAATTCTTCTTCCGTGCCAGCGAGGAGGATTTTGCCAGCCTCCCCGGCCTGACCCTGCTGCTGGTACCGATCTTCGGCGGTGTGATCCAGGCGGCACTCACGCGCATGTACCCCGACGTGGCCTCCCGCAAGGGCGTGGTCGAGGTGATGAAGAGCCTGAAGCTCAAGCAGGGCGTGATCAGCGCTGGTACCACCCTGTTCCACATGGTGGCCCCCGTGATCGCCATCGGCACGGGCGGCAGCGTGGGGCCCGAGGGGCCGGCCTGCCAGCTGGGCGCGGGCATCGCCTCGCGCATCGGCCAGATGTTCCGCGTGAGCCCGGGGCGCTTGAAGGTGATGGTGGCCGCGGGCAGTGGCGCAGCCATTTCGGCCATCTTCAACGCTCCGTTGGGCGGAGTGTTCTTCGCGCTGGAAATCATTCTGCTGAACGACCTCAAGGACGTCACCTTCGGTGTGCTGATTCTGGCCAGCGTGGTGGCGAATGTGGTGTCACACGCCCTGCTGGGTGGGCACAGTCTGTTCCAGTTTCCCCCGCTCGAGCTTCCCGCGGTGCGCCTGCTGCCGATCTTCCTGCTGCTGGGCATGCTGGGAGGGCTGCTCTCGGTGGGCTTCATGAAATGGTCGGGCACGCTGGCCAAACTGGTCTGGGGACGCTGGCGCAATGTGCCGCGCTGGGTCTTTCCGCCGCTGGCCGGACTGCTGCTGGGCATCACGGCCCAGTGGTTCCCGGACGTGCTGGGTGTGGGGTATCACGGCATCCAGACGGCCCTCAGCGGTGAGTATGTGCTGCTGGTGGGGCTGGCATTGCTGGTGCTGAAAGTGCTGTTGACCGGCACCACCATCGAGCTGGGAGGCTTTGGCGGCACCTTCGCGCCCAGCCTCTTCATCGGGGCCATGCTGGGTGGAGTGGTGGCCCAGCTGGCCGCCATGCTGCATCTGCCGATCAGTGCGCCCCTGCTGGTGCTCACGGGCATGGGCACGGTGCTGGCGGGCATGAACGGCATCCCGCTGACCGCCTTCCTGCTGCTGGTGGAACTGACGGGCAACTACGACATGGTGCTGCCGATGATGATCGCGGTCAGTGGCACCACCATGGTGATCCAGTTCATCGTGCACGAGCGCTCGCTGTACATCTTCAAGCTCAAGAAGGCGCGGCTCTATTCCGAGAAGGACGGCGCCACCATGCTGGCCGAAACCTCGATCCGCGAATTGATGAAACCCATGAAGCCCGTGGTGAAGTCGTCCAGTCCGCTGCAGACCGTCGTGCCGCTCTTCGCCGAACTGGACCTGAAGGACCTGGTCGTGGTGGACGAAGCCAACCGTGTCACGGGCATGCTGGATTTTGCCGACCTGCGCCACATCATCGCCGAGTTCGAAGCGCTCAAGATCATAAGGGTGGCGGAACTGGCCGAGACGGTACCCATCGTGCACGCCGAGACCTCGCTGGCCGAATTCCAGTTTCTGGCCCGTGACTGCCACAGTGAGTACCTGCCGGTCTGCGACCGGGACGGCCAGCTGCTGGGCATCGTGTTCCAGAGCGCGGTCAACGGCATGGCCCAGACCATTCTGCGCAGCCAGCAGGAAGAGCAGGAGAACAATCGCTGGGCCTTCAAGTAG
- a CDS encoding aminopeptidase P N-terminal domain-containing protein: MYAEHRRQFFAEMEDGLALVPASHGQLRNQDTDHIFRQNSDFMHLCGFEEPDAIAAFVKQGKKTRYVLFVNPRDPALEIWTGRRAGTKGARKNHGADEAWELAEFGTRLPDLLSGSPCVYMPLGPDSFGPAWPRQNDVMRAINALSYKRKTPLVVPDTLRDVRALLARIRLRKSAAELELLEGACAVTAEAFAEAMSCAKPGVREYQVKAVMQLVYGMRGGDWAFDTIVAGGANACVLHYVGCRDTLCDGELVVVDAGAELNGYCADVTRTFPVNGHFSPVQKRVYNAVLAAQHAAILAAGPGVPVDQVHEAAVTSLIHSMLKLGALKGSEASVRRSGNWKRYYPHGTGHWLGRDVHDVGDYANRESVTRLEPGMVMTVEPGLYFPPDDKRLPTELRGIGVRIEDDILITETGTRVLTSAIPKSVAAVEKACAVRSSWLKKPVI, translated from the coding sequence ATGTACGCTGAACATCGTCGGCAGTTCTTCGCGGAAATGGAAGACGGACTGGCTCTGGTGCCCGCCTCCCATGGCCAGCTGCGCAATCAGGACACGGACCACATCTTTCGCCAGAACAGCGATTTCATGCACCTCTGCGGTTTCGAGGAGCCCGATGCCATCGCGGCCTTCGTGAAGCAGGGCAAGAAGACTCGCTACGTGCTGTTCGTGAACCCGCGTGACCCAGCGCTGGAAATCTGGACCGGCCGCCGCGCAGGCACCAAGGGCGCGCGCAAGAACCATGGCGCGGACGAGGCCTGGGAGCTTGCCGAATTCGGCACCCGGCTTCCGGATCTGCTGAGCGGCAGTCCCTGCGTATACATGCCGCTGGGGCCCGACAGTTTCGGCCCGGCCTGGCCGCGCCAGAATGACGTGATGCGTGCGATCAACGCCCTGTCCTACAAGCGCAAGACTCCACTGGTCGTGCCCGACACCCTGCGCGACGTGCGCGCCCTGCTGGCCCGCATCCGCCTGCGCAAGAGCGCCGCCGAGCTGGAACTGCTGGAAGGGGCCTGCGCGGTCACTGCCGAGGCCTTCGCCGAGGCGATGTCCTGCGCGAAGCCCGGAGTGCGCGAGTACCAGGTGAAGGCGGTCATGCAGCTGGTCTATGGCATGCGCGGGGGCGACTGGGCCTTTGATACCATCGTCGCCGGGGGTGCCAACGCCTGCGTCCTGCATTATGTGGGCTGTCGTGACACACTGTGCGATGGCGAGCTGGTGGTCGTGGATGCCGGTGCCGAGCTCAATGGCTATTGCGCGGACGTGACACGCACCTTCCCGGTCAACGGCCACTTCAGCCCGGTGCAGAAACGCGTCTACAACGCCGTGCTGGCGGCCCAGCATGCGGCCATCCTGGCGGCGGGCCCCGGCGTGCCCGTGGATCAGGTGCACGAGGCGGCCGTCACCTCCCTGATCCACAGCATGCTCAAGCTGGGTGCCCTGAAAGGCAGCGAAGCCAGCGTGCGCCGCTCGGGCAACTGGAAGCGTTATTATCCCCATGGCACGGGGCACTGGCTGGGCCGCGACGTGCACGATGTGGGCGACTATGCCAATCGCGAGTCCGTGACACGGCTCGAACCGGGCATGGTGATGACCGTCGAGCCCGGATTGTACTTCCCCCCCGACGACAAGCGCCTGCCCACCGAACTGCGTGGCATTGGCGTGCGCATCGAGGATGACATCCTGATCACCGAAACCGGCACGCGCGTGCTGACCTCGGCGATTCCCAAGAGCGTCGCGGCGGTGGAGAAGGCCTGCGCCGTGCGGTCCAGCTGGCTCAAGAAGCCGGTGATCTGA